TATATACTAATGAATTATAATGATGACCTAAATTCTTTATTTACATTGATACATGAATTAGGGCATTCTATGCATAGCTATTACTCAAAGCATAATCAAGAATACCTATACTCAAGTTATAAAATATTTGTTGCAGAAGTTGCTTCTACATTAAATGAACTTCTTTTAATAAATTATTTATTAGAAAAATCAAATTCTAAAGAAGAAAGAATTTATTTATTAAATTATTATATAGAACAATTTAGAACTACTGTATACAGACAGACTATGTTTGGTGAGTTTGAAAAACTAACTCATGAAAGAGTAGAAGCTGGAGAACCATTAACAGCTCAAGAATTTAATGAAATATATTATAAGTTAAATGAAAAGTATTATGGAAAATCGTCTATTATAGACCAACAAATTGAATTAGAATGGGCAAGAATACCTCATTTCTATTCAAATTTCTATGTTTATAAATATGCAACAGGATTTTCTGCTGCAAGTGCATTAAGCCAACAGATATTAGAAGAAGGAGAAAATGCAGTTGATAGATATATATCATTCTTAAAAAGTGGTGGATCAGAATATCCATTGGTTCAATTAAAGAAAGCCGGAGTAGATATGCAAAAGAAAGAATCTATAGATGATGCATTAAAGATATTTGGTGAATTAGTTGATCAATTAGAAGAAGAATATAATAAATAATTAAGTAAAAAAGAGTTATCGTAGCGAATATGCATTAAAAGCTAAGATAGCTCTTTTTATATATAAAAATTTTTCTATCTATAAAAAATAAATTGAAAATAGCTAAAGGCTAAATTAAATTAGGTATAATTGAGAAATAATTTTGAATAATCTATATTTTTACACATTCTTAACACAATTTACATCTACTTAACGTACTTATAATATTCACTTAACATAATAACAGTATCATTAAGTTGTAAAGAGGAAAACACATTAAAATAATTTGAATATAAAATATGTGAGTGGGGGTAAACCAATGTTTAAGAAAAAAATAGCGGTATTATTAGCAAGTACAGTATTAGTAGGAAGTTTAGCAGTAGGGTGTGGATCAAGCTCATCAAGTGATGATGGATCAAAAGTAACTGTGTCAGGATCAACATCAGTAGGACCTGTAATGGAATCTATAGCAGAAAAATATCAAGCAGATAATCAAGGTATTACAGTTGAAATACAACAAGTTGGTTCATCAGCAGGTATAAAAAATACTATTGAAGGAACATCTCAAATAGGTATGGCATCTAGAGATTTAAAGGATGAAGAAAAAAATGCTGGTTTAAAAGAAACAGAAATAGCTTTAGATGGTATAGCTTTAGTAACACATAAAAATAATACTGTAAAAGACTTAACAATAGACCAAATAAAAAATATATATACAGGTAAAATTACTAACTGGAAAGATGTTGGAGGAAAAGATGCTCCAATAGTAGTTTTATCAAGAGAAGATGGATCAGGAACTAGAGATGGTTTCCAAGAAAAAGTAGGATTTGAGTCAGAAGCATTAACTAAAGAAGCTCAAATAAGTGATGGATCAGGAAATATAAAAACTACAGTAGAAGGTAATGAAAATGCAATAGGTTATATATCATATGGATACGTTGATGATACTGTAAATATGTTAAAAGTTGGGGGCGTAGAATTGACTCCAGAAAATGTAAAATCAAATGCATATGCAATAGCAAGACCATTTATATTAGTTAATAAAGAAGATTCAATGACAGAACAAGGAAAAAAATTAGTAGATTTCATATTAAGTGACGAAGGTCAGAAAATAATGGAAGGTAAAGGCTTTATAAGCATAAAATAGATATCCTCATGAAAAAGATACACCAAAAGGTGTGTCTTTTGTTTTGTAAAGGAAAATTAATAAAGTTTTCCTTATATTAATTAAAAGTTAAAATGTTAAAAAAATAAAAAAATAATAAAAATAAAGTAAAATTTGTGTTAAAAAAATTGTCTGAATTTTACGCTAGTTTAACTTAAATCTAATATGGATTTAACTTTGGACCTTTATTATAAACTTGTAGGAGTCAATGCCTAATAAAGCAGAGAAAAATTATTTTAATTATAATAAGTGAAGGATATTTTGAGGAGGATGTTTTATGTTAGCAAAGTCTCGCGTGGTAAATGTAAGTAAAAGAGACAATAAGAATGGCAACGAAGGAAAGTACTTAGCAGAAAAGGTAGCAAAAAATGTGTTTTTAATAAGTGCATTAATCGCTGTTGTAAGTTTACTTTTAATAATAGGATTTGTATTCTACAAAGGCCTAACACCATTTTTATTTAAAGGATATTCATTTACTGAATTTTTAACAGGAGCTGATTGGGTACCAAGTGCAGATAAGTTTGGAATCTCATCTATGGTAGCAGCATCAATATTAGCTACAATAGGGGCCTTAGTAATTGGTGTTCCAGTAGGAATACTAACAGCAGTATTTATTGCAGAAGTAGCACCTAAAAGATTAGCAAAGATTATATCACCAGCAGTAGAACTATTAGCAGGAATACCATCAGTATTATATGGGGTATTTGGATTAGCAATAATAGTTCCTGGTATACAAAATATATTTAATTTACCAAAAGGTCAAAGTTTATTTGCGGTAATAATAGTTTTAGCAGTAATGATGTTACCAACAGTAATATCAGTATCAGAAACAGCAATAAGAGCAGTACCTCAAGCTTATAAAGAAGGTTCATTAGCATTAGGAGCATCACATATAGAAACTATATTTAAAGTTGTTCTACCAGCTGCTAAATCTGGTATATTAGCTGCGGTTGTTTTAGGAGTAGGAAGAGCTTTAGGAGAAACAATGGCAGTAATACTTGTAGCAGGTAACTCTCCAGTAATGCCGTCATCTTTAATGGATAGTGTAAGACCACTTACTACTAATATAGCTTTAGAGATGGGATATGCATTCGGAACTCATCAAGAAATGTTATTTGCAACAGGAGTTGTATTATTCACATTTATATTAATATTAAATATAGTATTAAACAAACTTTCAAATAAGGCGGTAGATTAAAATGAGAAAGTTAAAAGAAAATATTTTAAAGTCAGCAGTTTATTTATCGGCAGGATTTACAGTTATTACACTTGTTGTAATAGTAGGATATATATTTATGCAAGGAATCAGTGGAATAAATCCAACCTTCTTATTTAGCAATTATTCAGCATCAGGAGATGGAGGAATATTGCCAATGATAGTAACTACAGTATATACAGTATTACTTTCAATAGCAGTGGCTACTCCAATAGGAATTTTATCAGCAATATACTTACAAGAATATGCTAAAAAAGGAAAATTAGTAACAGCAATTAGATTTGCTACAGAAAGTTTAGCAGGTATACCTTCAATAATATATGGTTTATTCGGAGGGATCTTCTTTGTAGTTACTTTAGGGATGAAGTATTCAATACTATCTGGATCTCTTACAGTAGCAATAATAATATTACCAGTAATAATCAGAACTACAGAAGAAGCTCTAAAAACAGTACCACAAAGTTATAGAGAAGCATCTTTAGCTTTAGGATCAACTAAATTCCAAACACTTTATAAAGTAATATTACCAAGTGCAATACCAGGTATATTATCAGGAATTATATTATCAGTTGGTCGTGTTATAGGAGAATCAGCAGCAATATTATTAACAGCAGGAACGGTAGCTCAAATGCCTGGGACTATATTTGATAGTGCTAGAACACTTACAGTACATGCATACCTTTTAACTAAAGAAAAAGGTGATATACAAGGAGCAGCAAGTATCGGAGTTGTACTAATAATATTAGTGTTAATTTTAAATACAATAGCTAAAGTAGTAGCTAAGAAATTAAACAAAGCAAATTACTAATAATATCAAGAGGTGTAGATATGGAAAACAACACTAAGTTAAATATAGAGAATTTAGATTTATTTTATGGAACGA
Above is a genomic segment from Romboutsia lituseburensis containing:
- a CDS encoding phosphate ABC transporter substrate-binding protein, encoding MFKKKIAVLLASTVLVGSLAVGCGSSSSSDDGSKVTVSGSTSVGPVMESIAEKYQADNQGITVEIQQVGSSAGIKNTIEGTSQIGMASRDLKDEEKNAGLKETEIALDGIALVTHKNNTVKDLTIDQIKNIYTGKITNWKDVGGKDAPIVVLSREDGSGTRDGFQEKVGFESEALTKEAQISDGSGNIKTTVEGNENAIGYISYGYVDDTVNMLKVGGVELTPENVKSNAYAIARPFILVNKEDSMTEQGKKLVDFILSDEGQKIMEGKGFISIK
- the pstC gene encoding phosphate ABC transporter permease subunit PstC, with product MLAKSRVVNVSKRDNKNGNEGKYLAEKVAKNVFLISALIAVVSLLLIIGFVFYKGLTPFLFKGYSFTEFLTGADWVPSADKFGISSMVAASILATIGALVIGVPVGILTAVFIAEVAPKRLAKIISPAVELLAGIPSVLYGVFGLAIIVPGIQNIFNLPKGQSLFAVIIVLAVMMLPTVISVSETAIRAVPQAYKEGSLALGASHIETIFKVVLPAAKSGILAAVVLGVGRALGETMAVILVAGNSPVMPSSLMDSVRPLTTNIALEMGYAFGTHQEMLFATGVVLFTFILILNIVLNKLSNKAVD
- the pstA gene encoding phosphate ABC transporter permease PstA translates to MRKLKENILKSAVYLSAGFTVITLVVIVGYIFMQGISGINPTFLFSNYSASGDGGILPMIVTTVYTVLLSIAVATPIGILSAIYLQEYAKKGKLVTAIRFATESLAGIPSIIYGLFGGIFFVVTLGMKYSILSGSLTVAIIILPVIIRTTEEALKTVPQSYREASLALGSTKFQTLYKVILPSAIPGILSGIILSVGRVIGESAAILLTAGTVAQMPGTIFDSARTLTVHAYLLTKEKGDIQGAASIGVVLIILVLILNTIAKVVAKKLNKANY